A region of Ursus arctos isolate Adak ecotype North America unplaced genomic scaffold, UrsArc2.0 scaffold_31, whole genome shotgun sequence DNA encodes the following proteins:
- the LOC130542201 gene encoding uncharacterized protein LOC130542201, with protein sequence MARFPGIGRGPEDGREGSGCGSASLHTALCPAQNRRAACSAPRPGTCAVSLPQAQAAPPDRTPAPAPPLAQVDGRRNSGRKRKQTYFPVPTQLNGLPGKLSLSQSDGGGSWKSRAGLPFSWPGTRRRAGSEDSASRAAQAPRSWRPLGRVSSAGRCSPSRPASAAPRSPHPESRAASGIRGCSTARGRVVAPEGRTGDCGTRGLWGPPPRQPLTPLRRELRRPKSKTKEVKTRSIHHSYSEWLFNQFLKMERQRANFFFPSQVRKSNMDANWFCARFLVCLPMASNGLASSPRNVSINL encoded by the exons ATGGCACGGTTCCCTGGGATCGGAAGAGGCCCTGAAGACGGCCGGGAGGGCTCAGGGTGCGGGTCCGCATCCTTGCACACGGCCCTGTGTCCGGCGCAGAACCGCAGGGCCGCGTGCAGCGCCCCCAGACCAGGCACCTGCGCTGTGTCGCTACCCCAGGCCCAGGCTGCCCCTCCAGACCGcaccccggccccggccccgcccctcgcccAGGTGGACGGTCGTAGGAATTCGGGCAG aaagagaaaacagacttaCTTCCCGGTGCCGACCCAGCTGAACGGACTTCCGGGAAAACTTAGTCTTTCTCAAAGTGACGGCGGCGGCAGCTGGAAGTCCCGCGCGGGGCTCCCATTCTCCTGGCCGGGGACCCGCCGCCGCGCAGGCTCGGAGGACTCGGCTTCGCGCGCCGCGCAGGCTCCCCGCTCCTGGAGGCCGTTGGGGCGGGTCAGCTCCGCCGGACGGTGCAGCCCCAGCCGCCCGGCCTCGGCTGCTCCGCGCTCGCCCCACCCGGAATCGCGAGCGGCGTCCGGAATCCGGGGCTGCAGTACGGCTCGCGGGCGCGTGGTGGCGCCCGAGGGCAGGACTGGCGACTGCGGGACGCGAGGACTGTGGGGTCCGCCCCCTCGACAGCCTCTGACCCCGCTCCGTCGGGAACTACGACGCCCTAAAtccaagacaaaagaagtcaaaACCAGG AGCATCCACCACAGCTACAGTGAGTGGCTGTTCAAccaatttttgaaaatggaacGACAAAGAGCCAATTTCTTCTTTCCGTCTCAAGTAAGGAAATCGAACATGGATGCAAATTGGTTTTGTGCAAGATTTCTAGTGTGTCTCCCCATGGCTTCAAATGGTTTAGCTTCAAGTCCCAGAAATGTGAGCATTAATCTCTAa